The Motacilla alba alba isolate MOTALB_02 chromosome 22, Motacilla_alba_V1.0_pri, whole genome shotgun sequence nucleotide sequence CCCGTTTCCGTTCCTGCGCCTCCGTCAGGGATTTCCCACCCGCCGCAGTTTCCTCAGTTGGGATCCGGGGGCGAGGAGGGCTTGGGCTCgctggggtttttattttggaaatgtgaTCTTATgttatttcactttcttttattttattttactttttttttttttcctttatttttactttattttattttactattttattttattttattttattttattttattttattttattttatttatttgatttctttgccCCTTGGCAATCCCAAAGTCCGACCCGGCGCGTTCCTTCTGGGATCCGGGAATTCGGCCGGAGGGGGGCGGCTGCTGCGGCGCCTTTGGGAttctttgggaatttttgggctgtttccactttttgggattttttgtgggattttttggggtgttctggTGGTTTTAGGGatttattttgggtttgtttcgggattttttttgggctgtttccgttttttgggatttatttgggaatttttttgggcTGTTTCCGGtgttttttaggattttttgaGCTGTTTCCActgttttttgggattttttttgggaattttgggggtttttggggggattttttttcagggattttttggggtgttccagtggtttctgggattttttgtggGATTGTTTTGGGTGTTCTGGTGCtttttgggatttattttggggtgttttgggggattttttgggatttttttggggtgttctggCGCtttttgggatttattttgggtttttttctgggctgTTCCAgcattttctgggatttttgggggatttttttccatcattatGTGGGATTTCTTTTGGGATTTCTTTGGGGTATTCCGGCGTTATTTAGCATTTcttttgggatttcttttggaatttttcTGGGCTATTCCAGCGTTATTTGGCATTtgtttgggatttcttttgGGGTTTCTCTGGGCTGTTCCGGCGTtatttgggatttcttttggCATTTCTTTTGGGCtttcttttggggtttcttttggggtttcttttggggtttcttttggcatttcttttggcatttcttttggggtttcttttggggtttttctgggcTGTTCCGGCGTTATTTGGCAtttcttttggggtttctttgggGTTTCTTCAGGCCGTTCCAGCGTtatttgggatttcttttggGATTTATATTGGAATTTTTCTGGGGTATTCTGGCGttatttgtgatttcttttggggtttctttagggatttctttgggttttttctggtCTGTTCCGGCGTTATTTGGCAtttcttttgggatttttttggggtttcttttggggttttgggggggtttttcCGGGTCTGTTCTGGCGTTATGTGTGAtttcttttggggtttctttggggtttctttgggGTTTCTCTGGGCTGTTCCGGCGttatttgtgatttcttttggCATTTCTTTGGGGTTTCTCTGGGGTGTTTCCGGCCGTTCAGGGGTGGCGGCTGCGGGGAGGCACCGCGGGGCGTCGCGCACCCTCCGGGATTCCTGGCCGGGCTCTGGGGTTACTTGAAGATTCGGGGGCGGATCGAGGAGCGCTGGACCTTTCCCCACGTCTCAAGGCAATAGGATTAATTAATGAACGAATTAATTAACATGTAATTAAACTGTAGATACTCCTAGGACAGCAAATCGATGCcgataattttattttgtatcattttcccttcctctctgtgttgttttttccccttttcccctccttttctttcccccaccccGTTGTttcaataaatttattttttaggaTTCCTAAAAATCGCAAGTTTGGATCCTCCCCTCCGCTTtcggttttgttttcttttttttggggtttttttttcgtTCCGTCGTCGTTTATTTTCCgtttgtattttattctgaGTTGGGCTGTGTTCTTATTCCCGATACCTTTAAAATATTGTGGgtgttttaataaattttatatttattttttgcactCAACGCCAGGCTCGGCTGCAGTTCCTGCGGGGttgggggtttgggattggggtttgtggggtttttggggttttggggcttttgggACTGGGGTTTGTGGgaattttgggtttggggtttttggggttggggttttggggcttttgggATTGACGGTTTTGggagttttgggtttggggtttttgggtttgggattggggtttttagggttttgggggttggggttttggggtttttggggttggggGTTTGGGATTcgggtttttgggatttttggggttggggttttttgggactGGGGGGTCTGGATGGGACTCTGGGTGTTGGGAATTGGGGACAGAGCAGAACAGGTCCTTTGGGGGGGACCAAGATGGGGGCTCCATCTATGGGATGGTGGCGGGGGAGGGAGTGGGATCTTTTTGGGATTCTTTTGGGATCCTTTTGGGATCTTTTGGGGGTCGGGATGGGACCCTGGATATGGGAatggagggggaggaaggatgGCACTTTTGTGGGGTCAAGAGGTGACCCTTTTTGGGGTCAGGTGGGGACCCTTTTTGGGGTCAGGAGGGAGCCTTTTTGGGGTCAGATGGGGACCCTTTTTGGGGTCAATAAGGGACCCTTTTTGGGGACCCGTGGGGGGGGCACAGTGACTCTCCGTGGTCCTCCGAGCCACCAGGCGGCGCTCGTGGCGGCGCAGCGCTAGCCCCGCCCCTTCTGCCACCGGCGCGCTCTGATTGGCTGAGCCGGAGGTGACCCCGGCGCGCCCCCGggatggcggcggcggggctgagCCGGGGCCCGGTGAGTGTCCGTCGGTCCCCGCGTCCCTCTGTCCTCGCCCCCGTGTCCTCCCCCTGCCCGTGCTGCCCCCCCGGCCCGTGCTCTCTCTGTGTCCCCCCGGTGCCGGTAAGCGCGGCCCGCGCCTCCTCCCGGTGTCCGGGCCCGTTTCCCCGCCGTCTCCCGGTGCTGCCCCGTTCCTTGTGCCGCTCCCGGTGCTTCCGCTCCTCGCGATGTCCCCCGGCACAGATAACCCCCGCCGACCCTCCCCGGGCCCCGTTCCCACCGCCCGATCCTCCGGTGGTGGCAGCTCCCGTTCCCTCCCGTTCCCTCCCGTTCCCGGGGCCGTTTCTGGGGTCCCCCCGGGGGTCTCAGCGCCGTTTCCCCCCCAGCTGTTCCTGCGCTGCCGCTCCTGGCGGGGTTTGGCCTCCGGCACCGACGGGGAATCGCGCCTGGCGCGGCTGCTGCGGGAGAAGTTCCCGCGGGCCTCGGACATCAAGGTGGTGGACATCTCCGGTAGGGACCCGCTCCTGCCGCGCCTCAACCCGCTCCTGCCGTGCCTAAACCCGCTCCTGCCGGGCCTAAACCCGCTCCTGCCGGGCCTAAAGCTCCTCTTTATTGCCTAAACCCGCTCCTGCCGCGCCTAAACCTGCCCCTGCTGCACCTAAACCCGCTCTTTATTGCCTAAACCCGCTCCTGCTGGGCCTAAACCCGCTCCTGCCGCGCCTAAACCCGCTCCTGCCGGGCCTAAACCGCTCCTGCCGCGCCTAAAGCTCCTCTTTATTGCCTAAACCTGCTCTTTATTGCCCCAAACCCGCTCTTTATTGCCCCAAACCCGCTCTTGTTGCCCCAAACCCACTCTTTATTGCCCCAAACCCGCTCTTGTTGCCCCAAACCCGGTTTTAGGGGGTACCCAGTCAGGCTCCAGCCCCCCCGGGCTGCGGGGACCCCCAGAAGGAGCAGCGGTGTGAGGGCGCCGCAGCCTTGACTTTAATTAATTGGCGTTAATTGGGCCGGCTTCCCAGGAGGCTGCGGCGCCATGTACGAGATCCACGTGGAGTCGGAGGAGTTCCGGGAGAAGCGGCcggtgcagcagcacaggatggtGACCCAggtctggggacagggaggggagagggagagggagggaaaggggagagggatggagaaAGGAATGGGGGAGAGGGGGAACGAGGCAGAGGGGATGGATGTGAGGGAacggggagagggaggaaaaggggagaggggacggggagagggaggggaaaggggagaggggatggagaaaGGGATGGATGTGAGGGAACGGGAGAGATGGGATGAGAGGGAATGGATGTGAGGGAATGGGGAGAGGGAACAGGGAGACGGAATGGGAGAGAGGGGATGAGAGGGAATGGGGGAGAGGGGATGGACGTGAGGGAATGGGAGAGAGGGAATAGGGAGAGGGAATGGGAGAGCTGGAACGGGattggggctgcagcagccctggataCGGGGCTGAGGCAGCCCTGGATATGGGGTTGTGGCAGCCCTGGATATGGGGttgtggcagccctggctgtggggctgaggccgctccagccctggctgtggggctgaggcCGCTCCAGCCCTGGATATGGGGTTatggcagccctggctgtggggctgaggcCGCGCTCCCCCGCAGGCGCTGAGCGAGGAGATCAAGCACATGCACGGCCTGCGCATCTTCACCTCGGCCCCCAAGGCCGAGTGAGGGGCTGAGGCTGCCCCGGCCCCAATAAAGAGCTCCAGGAGGAACCCACCCCGTGCCGTGTGCTCAATCCTGGGGGACGGTTGttgttattaattattattaattattattaatgcCTTTGCCACACAGGAGGGACCCGTgggacagcccagagctgctcctcccacccagggacagggacagaagGGTCCTTGCAGGGGGTTTATCCATCCTTGGAGCCCAaaaggctcctggcagggggtTTTGGAGCCCACCTTCTCAGAAGGGTCCTTGCAGGGGGGTTTATTCCCCAGCGggaagggctgaggggagcgggcagggctgaggggacGGAGTGAGGGGAGCGGGCAGGAAAGAGGGAGCGGACTGAGAGGAGCGGGCTGAGGGGAGCGGGCTGAGAGAACGGGAAGGGCTGAGCGGAgtggggaagggctgaggggGGCGGGAAGGGCTGAGCGGAgccggcggagcggagcgggccgAGCCGCGCTGCTCTGAGGGAGCGGCGGCAGCTCCCGCCCGCGCCGCCAACTCTCGCGAGAGCTGCGGGAAGGGGCGGGAATCCCACGAAGGGGGCGTGGTTGCGTAGTGGGCGTTACCGTGTGACCACGCCCAGTGCGGGGCGGGGCTGGAAATGAGCGCGGGAACCCCAAAAGTGGGACTGGGACCCCAAAAAGGGATTGGGACCCCAAAAGTCGgactgggaccccaaaaactGAGCCCAGGTACCTCAAAAGTGGAACTGGGACCCCATAAGTGGAACTGGGACCCCAAACAAGGGACTGGGATCCCAAAACACTATAAAATTTAATAACTAGTAATAAATAATCAGTCCGAGCCTGGTTCGTGCTgtcagattttgttttattttattgatttccGAGCCTGGGGGACTCTGGAGGGGTCTCCATCCGTCTCACACTGGGGGCACTGAAGCGAGGGGGTGGCGCTGTGCCCCCCATCTCCATTAATTGGGGGGGTTCAGTTTGTTCCCCTCTCTATTAATTGAGGGGGGGTCCAATGGTCCCTATTTCCCTTAACTGGGGGGGGTCCAGCGGGCCCCTTGTCCCTTAATTAGGGGGGGTCGGGTGCCCCCCATCTCCATTAATTGGGGGGGGTCAGTTTGTTCCCCTTTCTATTAATTGAGGGGGGGTCCAATGGTCCCTATTTCCCTTAATTGGGGGGGGTCCAGCGGGCCCCTTGTCCCTTAATTAGGGGGGGTCGGGTGCCCCCCATCTCCATTAATTGGGGGGGGTCAGTTTGTTCCCCTCTCTATTAATTGAGGGGGGGTCCAATGGTTCCCACCCCCCTCCCTTAACTGGGGTGACCTCCCGAGAACCCCCCCCcagcctgagagcagcagaaacaccCCCAGACCCATCTCCCGTTAAGGAGAGCACGGTCGGTCCCGGTTCTCCCGTTAAGGAGGGGCCGGTTGGTCCCGGTTCTCCCGTTAAGGAGAGCCCGGGTTGGTCCCGGTTCTCCCGTTAAGGAGGGGCCGGTTGGTCCCGGTTCTCCCATTAAGGAGAGCCCGGGTTGGTCCCGGTTCTCCCGATAAGGAGAGCACGGTCGATCCCGGTTCTCCCGTTAAGGAGAGCCCGGTCAGTCCCGGTTCTCCCGTTAAGGAGAGCCCGGTTGATCCCGGTTCTCCCGTTAAGGAGAGCCCGGTGGTCCCGGTCCTCCTCCGCCGCGGAGGGGCCGGTGCGGCCGCAACCCCGTCCTGTGTGGGGATGAACGGGGGGAGTCAGATCATCTCCCCCCGTTCCCGGGACGGGGGTGTCCTCGGTTACCGGGAACCGGGACCGTGCTCGCCCACTGTGGAGAtaaggggctggggctgggggtgtgggggggggggggggtcaggCTCGGCGCGATCTCCGGTGGAGCGGAGAGCCCGGTGGGGTCTCCGCGCCCTTGCGGTTACGGTCCCTCGGCGTCCGGCGCTGCCATCCGCGGATGTCACCGCTGCGATCCCTCGGCGTCCAACGACGCGATCCTCCGTTGTCCCGCCGCCCCGGGGGTCTCCGGCCGCTCCAGTGTCACCGGGATCCTCGGGTGGCGCCCACCCCAGTGTGGGGGGCTCCAGTGGCCACCGGGATCCTCGGGTGGCGGCCGCCCCAGTGTGGGGGGCTCCAGTGGCCACCGGGATCCTCGGGTGGCGGCCACCCCAGTGTGGGGGGCTCCAGTGGCCACCGGGATCCTCGGGTGGCGCCCACCCCAGTGTGGGGGGCTCCAGTGGCCACCGGGATCCTCGGGTGGCGGCCGCCCAATTCTGGGGGGCTCCAGTGGCCACCGGGATCCTCGGGTGGCGGCCACCCCAGTGTGGGGGGCTCCAGTGGCCACCGGGATCCTCGGGTGGCGGCCGCCCCAGTGTGGGGGGCTCCAGTGGCCACCGGGATCCTCGGGTGCGGCCGCCCCGGGGTCTCGGCCCGGGCCCGGGCTCCGCTCCGCTCTCCGCCGCTCCCGGTCCCAAACTGGGTCCCCGCTGTCCCGCCGCCGCTTTATATACCCGGCCGGAGCCCCGGCCACGCGGCCGTCAGCCAATGGGAATCGAGAAACCAGCGTGGGGGCGGAGCAACCAGCGTTGCACATTGTGAGTAAACAGAGGGGAGGCGTGGCCAGAACGCAGCCGAGCGATCTGATTGGTCGGGAGGCGGCGCGTTCCAAAAGGGGCGGGGCCAGGAGGGGTGTgagggcggggcgggggcggggccgcgctgcgATCgggatttggggaggaattCCCGAAGAGTTCCGGGAATGTTCTCGTTTTGGCACCTTTCTACCTGCGCTTCTTCCTGATGGAAAGGGATTATTGCAATCCTAAACTCAGGCCATTAAGttcaatttgcattttaattttctgcgGCACCAGGAGGACATAGAATCCATCAATTCCACAAAATTCCGAAtcattttttattccctttttctACCTGTTACCTCCCAGCTTGTCaataaaaagttgtttttttttcccttccatctcTTCATTTCTTCCCGAGGGAAAGGGATTTTCGGAATCCTAAACTCAGcccattaaattaaattttcatttcaattttctgcGACACCAGGAGGACCCAGAATCCATCAACTCCATAGAATTCTTGACCTCCTTTTTCTACCTGTTCCCTGCCAGCTTGTCAATaataagttggttttttttcccttccatctcTTCATTTCTTCCTGATTAAAGGGATTTTTGGAATCCTAAACTCAGCCCATTAAGTccaattttcctttcaatttccCCTGACCCCGGGATGGGGGCAGAACCCATAAATTCCATCAATTCCATGGAATTCCGTGACGTCACAGCATGCGGAATGATGGAACCGAGGCTCTCTTGTGACACAGCCGGCGTTCCACGCCCGGTGACACCCGGGGCAGCGTCGTGACAACGGAACCTCACGGCACCGGGGGGTCCCAGCCCCATGGGGAGGGGTCTCTGAGTGTCCCAGCCCCATTTCTGGGGTGCTTGGGTTTATGGGGAGCGGTCTCAGGCCAATTTCTGGGGGGTCCCAGTCAATGAGGAGAGGTCTCTGAGGGTCCCAGTCCATGGGAAGGGGTCTCTGGGGGTCCCAGCCCCATTTCTGGTGGTCCCACTCCATGGGGAGGGGTTTCTGAGGTTCCTTGTCCCATTTCTGGTGGTCTCTGACCCACAGGGAGAGGTctctggggtcccagccccATGGGGAGGGGGTCTCTAGGGGTCCCAGACCCATTTCTGGTGGTCCCCGACCCACAGGGAGTGGTCTCTGAGGGTCCCAGGCCCATGGGGAGGGGTCTCTGAGGGTCCCAGCCTATGGGGAGAGGTCTCTGAGGGGTCTCATGTCCATTTCTGGGGTGCTTGGGCTTATGGGGAGGGGTCTGTGAGGGTCCCAGCCCCATTTCTGGCAGTCCCAGTGCATGGGGAGGGGTCTCTGGGGGTCCCAGGCCATGGGGAGGGGGTCTCTGGGGGTCCCAGCCCCATTTCTGGGGGTCCCAGGCCATGGGGAGGGGGTCTCTGGGGGTCCCAGCCCCATTTCTGGGGGTCCCAGGCCATGGGGAGGGGGTCTCTGGGGGTCCCAGGCCATGGGGAGGGGGGTCTCTGGGGGTCCCAGCCCCACTTTTGGGGGGCCTCTGTGATTTGCGTGGGCGACGAGTGAACTCGCGGAGCCATCACAGACCAGCCACACCATTCCATGTTATTTTtgtcaatttttattttgtccctTACCTTTGGCCGGCCGGGGCGGTGGCCGAGCCCCTCCGGTTTGGGGGGGCCCGGCGCGGTCCCTCGGTGCCCCGGGGGTGTCCGTCCTTACCTTTGCTGAGCCGGGGGCGGTGGCAGACCCCCCACATCTGGGGGGGCTGCGGTGCTCTCCATCCCCTTACCTTGGGCAGGCCGGGGCGGTGGCCGAGTCCCCGATCCGGGAGCCCGGCGCGGTCCCTCGGTGCCCCGGCGGTTCCCGGTCCTTACCTTGGCTGAGCCGGGGGCGATGCCGGTGCCGTTCGGACGGGCCGGTACCGAGAAGGCGGCGGCGAGAAGCGGCGCATCGGCGCATCCCcgtccctcccagcctccccgtccctcccagcctccccccaTGACCGCCCCGTGCCGGAGCACCGGGCTGGCGGCGCCGAGGACGCGGCCGGTGCCGGGGCTCCGGGTAGTGCCGGAGCTCCGGGTTCCGAGAGCCCGGGCGGTGCCGGAGGCCCGGTGCTGGCGGTTCCGAAGGCTCGGTCGGAGCCAGGGCTCCGCCGCTGGAGGCTCCGCTCCTCCCGCTCCGCCGCCGAACCGAACTggcccgcagcccccgccgccgctTTATATATGCAGGCTCGACCCCGCCCCCCCTCAGTCGCAGCCAATGGGAGCCGAGTGCCAACAATGAGGGGCGGGGCGTAGAGCGTCTTGCTTTGTTGGGAAATAATGAGGGGCGGGGCTAGAGCGAGACGGAGCGATGTGATTGGCTGAGAGGGTTccgggaggggcggggcctGGGCGCACGGAGCTCGGTCACCGGGAGCgctcggggccggggccggggccggggcatCGCCGCCCTCCTCGCCCCGGGCGATGCTCCGGCcgctctcctccttcccccggCCCGGGCCGGTGGCGGCGCGGAGGGGCaggggcggtgccggggctcCGGCGCGGAGCGGACATGGCTGCCGGTGTCCGTAGTTGTTGTCCCGGGAGGATGCTCTGTCGGTGTCCGTCGTCGTTGTCCCGGGGGGATGCTCGCCCCGGTGTCCGTCTGGGGCATTTCCCGGGGGTTTCCGCCCTCCTCGTTCCCGGGAAGCACCGTGCGGGGTGCGGGGTGCTGTCTCCGTCGTTCTCCCCCGGGGGATGCTCCGGTCGGTGTCCTCCTtcccccggcccggcgctcAGGGAGCCCGGCTGGCTCTCCCCCTCCACATCCCGCCGCGAACCGGGACCGGGCGCAGAGGGGCGGGCGCCACTCTCACCCCCCTCCCAGCCGCACTCCCCGGGGGTGTCCCCGTCCCGCCCGGGGcaccggggctgggctgggggctgagggcGGTTCGGGGTCAGGGCAGGAATTGGGGCTGACtttgggagctggggctggagtcAGGGCTGAATTTGGGATCGGGGCTGGGCTTAGGGTGTCCGTGCCCTCCCCCGAGCCACCAGAGACGGGGACGATGCTCCGGTGCTGCTGGGACGCGGCTTTGTTAGCAGGGAACACCcatgggcagctcctccagcGATCCCCTCCTGGCTGGAGAACCCACCGAGGACACCCAGAGCGGCTCAGGAGGGGCTTCCGAGCCAGGAAACCGGGCCACCGGGCGGCTCCTCCTCAGCGTGCCGTCCCGCGGCGCTCCGTGGCCGGCAGGAGCTGGCGCGGGTCAGCCACCTTGACCGTGAGGGAGCCCTgcggggggacacggggcactCAGGGCGCGCTCgggggcggcagcggcgcgCTCGTGGGGCGGTGCTGACCGGGAAGAAGgaatggagcagcaggagcagcaggagcgcCGCCAGCCCCACGCCGAGCCACAGCAGGTAGCGCCAGCGGACGCCGTAGCGGATGAGGCGCAGCGGCGAGCGCAGCCACAGGAACGAGGACTTGGGGCGCCTGCGGGGACACCGGGCTCAGCCACCGCCTGTCCCCTGCCCGGTGGCCCCTCCCGGCTCGCCCCGGGCTCACCTGGGCTCGGGCAGCGTCGGGTGCTTGTTGGGCTCCTCCCGGCCCTTCCCCACCGGCCGCTCCTCGGCCTCCTGCGCcgacagcagctccaggctgagctccagcttcCCCTGCGGGGCCCGGGGGGGGGCGgttggagctgtccctgctgtcccccagccccgtGTGGATGTCCCCAACCCGTCCCCAGCCTACCGAGAGCCGCCGGCGGCCGCCGTCCTCCTGCATGGTGCAGGGCCACCAGCCCCGCGCCCTCCTCCTGCGGAACAGGTTCAGGGGCGAGCGCCGCAGCGCCGGGGAGCGGCACCAGCGCCGGGAGAGCCGCCGGGAGAGCCgggccagggacagccaggcccGGGAGAGCCAAGCCCGGGAGAGccggggcaggcagagccaggcccGGGAGAGCCAGGGCCAGGAGAAGCAGGGCAGGTCGGACTGTGACCCCAAAAACACTATAAAATTTAATAACTAGTAATAAATAATCAGTCCGAGCCTGGTTCGTGCTgtcagattttgttttattttattgattttcagAGCCTGGGGGACTCTCGAGGGGTCTCCATCCGTCTCACACTGGGGGCACTGAAGCGAGGGGGTGGCGCTGTGCCCCCCATCTCCATTAATTGGGGGGGGTTCAGTTTGTTCCCCTCTCTATTAATTGTGGGGGGTCCAATGGTCCCTATTTCCCTTAATTAGGGGGGGTCGGGTGCCCCCCATCTCCATTAATTGGGGGGGGTCAGTTTGTTCCCCTCTCTATTAATTGAGGGGGGGTCCAATGGTCCCTATTTCCCTTAATTAGGGGGTGGCGCTGTGCCCCCCATCTCCAttaattggggggggggggtcagtTTGTTCCCCTCTCTATTAATTGAGGGGGGGTCCAATGGTCCCTATTTCCCttaattgggggggggggtccaGCGGGCCCCTTGTCCCTTAATTATGGGGGGTCGGGTGCCCCCCATTTCCATTAATTGGGGGGGGTCAGTTTGTTCCCCTCTCTATTAATTGAGGGGGGGTCCAATGGTCCCTATTTCCCTTAATTGGGGGGGGATCCAGCGGGGGGTCCCCTTGTCCCTTAATTAGGGGGGGGGGGTCGGGTGCCCCCCATCTCCATTAATTGGGGGGGGTCAGTTTGTTCCCCTCTCTATTAATTGAGGAAGTCCAATGGTTCCCA carries:
- the BOLA3 gene encoding bolA-like protein 3 is translated as MAAAGLSRGPLFLRCRSWRGLASGTDGESRLARLLREKFPRASDIKVVDISGGCGAMYEIHVESEEFREKRPVQQHRMVTQALSEEIKHMHGLRIFTSAPKAE